Below is a window of Humulus lupulus chromosome 9, drHumLupu1.1, whole genome shotgun sequence DNA.
cgggcaaaaaccctaagaaataacctaaAAACCCATTTATGGGAACagtgtagcactacagcgctacaaccagagccaAAAACACCCCAGACCacaaagcctagcgctgtagtgcccaaaggctagcgctaccacgctagtcacagcacaacaaaccctgcattttcttccttcgattttacccaagccaaaccttaccaaaactcttccaaaattcaaccaaacataaaaacaagcctaccaatgtctccaactcaccccaaatgacccaaccacaagaaattcaatcacatgcaccccaaaacacaaaattcaccatggttgaacctagagctcaaaactcaacagaaaccaattgaaattacataacttaaactagagtttcttacctttgatggatgagctcaacctaggctATCTtccacactagcttagccttcacctcctcaaagcttcagcatcaactccctagaattccccatcaaagctcagctcaaaatccatatcaatactaagaactagaaactgagttacaacctcaagaccttaccttaaatgatgagtaacctctgccaattcctcaagaaaaatcaaggatCCTAGCCTCAAGTTCCTACCCAAACTCCCTttgagttttagctccaagaaaCCACAAAAATTGGTGATGAGAAGCCTACACCATTGAGAGAAACCCCAGCTTTtcccttccttcttttctctttcttttcttttcttcagacctctactgccttctacacactccactaaggtataaagtctagtattacttatcccttataagccaaatgaccaattttccctcccctttataactaagcttttaaacctcctaggggcattttggtcattacacccaattcccgctaattcctcgaatgtctctaatatttaccgcttactttctgaatcctaactaatcaccaattatattccctaatatcaaaatagactccaatatattatctaaattcccagaaatacccccagactcgccccgagcagggtataaatccctgccgtgacttttttgctgaaccgctcactaggatcgcctcgagtcacagattacaaatttATCCAcagaataatgtggtctcaacaatttatcacaaatatatacagttataccctcaacgggccaaaattacgaatatgcccttctaacttagtcagggcctacatgcatactaatacacatagtcatgcatcacggATATTCAATTCGTCATaaaacatacttttaatcatttaattcacatataatccagttatgccctcccgacacattaattaaggcctttaagccttattagtgaatttgggtcgttacagcattTCTCACAACTTATTCCCGGTGCAGTCAAACCAAAAAACTCAATAACTCAATCCATGTATACCTCTACCATGTACAAGTAAAGAATTggaaatcaaaagataaaaaatgaACGAAAGGTAATAGAATAATTTCACACATctttaattatcaatttttaaTACATCCTAAGAATATAGATAGaaactcatttattaaaaaaattgatatttgcgGCGAAGATATCTAAGTTTTTCAAATTATGatacttaaatacctaactcttTTTTTTGCGGCTAAAATACATTCCGTCACACTTTCTTGGTACCCGTAGTTACCTAGCCGTTAAGTGCCAGGTATGCGCCTACGTGGCAACTTCTCATTGGtctgataaaaataaaaatatttaaaaattaaataaaaatctaataaaaatttaaaaatgatttgaaattatattttaattaaattaaaattaaatattattaattaaaatccccaagaataaaaatctaattaaaaataaaacaaaattctgATTATTAACTAATTAAGAATTaaaacattatcaaaattaaaatacatttaaaacaaTTAAGAACTAAAGAAGGAATTGTTTCCACGATTTACAAACCCAAGCTGATAAGATCAGATTTACAAACCCATTTCATATTCACAAACCTATTCACAAACCTAGATTTACAAGATTCAAGCTTACCTAAACTCAAGAACAATTACAAAGTCTGTATTcccaaatcataaaaaaattaacatttcaATCAAATATAATAATCCAAACAAATTTCAAAATCCATATAGCCAATCAAACAATTCAGATCTCAGATTCTTTGAATGAAAATAATCAATTTCAGAATCAAAACTTATCTCAAAATATGTACATACAACATTacaaaatcaatcaaacattaccCAAATATGAATAAAACCCCAATTTCGAAGCAACCCAGTCGTCCTCCCCCAAACCCCGCCCCAGATTTCGACGAAGCCCGCAACCTCGACGTCTGAGTTTCGGAGAAGCCAACGATGTGCAGAGGTAGACATCCAAGGTCAAAAACTGAAAAAAGATGATGAAGAATGTGGAGGGAGGCACATCCCAGCGATGCCTCTGTCACGAAGCTTCGCCTTGAAGCCACCAATATCACAAAGCTTTGAAGATTCTCCCCATTGAACAGAAGATGAAGCATTGGGAGATGCCCAACCTCCCTCAATCGTTGGAGCCTGACCACCACCACTTCTcaagctccatctcatccccacGTCGAAGAGGCCCACGAAGACCCATCACCCATCAGTCCCAACCATTCCATCACCTGCCCTTCCCCTGTTCCCAGTTGTCGCCTCCCCATTTGAGCCGCGTGACAACCTTCCCATCCCAGtcgcaagaagaagaagaagaagaagaagaagaagaagttgatgaagaagatgaagaagaaagaagaagaagaaaaaaaattatgtttttttttttaatttttctattttaaatttaatttttgtttttattagttattttaatgatCTGGTTATTGTAGTTTAATATATGTTTGGttttcaatttaattaaaattagtattttctttctttttttaattttttatttattttaaatatttgaatggatttcttaattaaaaattaaataataaaaacgtAGACCAATGAGGAGCCGCCACTTAGGCGCTTATCTGACACTTAACGACTAGGTACCTACGGATGCCAAGAAAGTATGACTGATGGTATTTTAGCCACAAAAAAAAATAGTCACATATTTAAGTgttataatttgaaaattaaatattttcgccgcaaatataccttaaaaaatcatattaaattattttttaaaatttattcttAACTTTTTATTCTCTAATGTTTACTTTaacaagttttaatttttttttaaaaaattgtctaaatatttaaaatatattttatttatatgtatttttagaatatgaaaaaagaagaaagaaaaaagaaatggtGACATAATGCCACTTTTTAATATTTGGGAGAAAAAGAGAGGGCGCCAATCGACTGATTAAATTTTATTACTCGTCGGGGAGTCGCTAACCGGTGGCCGTGCCCAACCAAGTACCCTTTCTTGCTTGAGAGTGAGAGTGATAGTCACAGATCCAGGTTGGTTTGTTTTGGGCGAATCAATGGATTGGAGTTTCGTTCGTAAAGCTTGGGAAAAGTGGGCCTCTCTCAATGTTGCCTCATCCTCCTCCCCCTCTTCTTCAGGTAACTAACTAAACACCTtcgcttcaattcaatcaaaccCCCATTAACGTTTTACCATTAATCAAGCCTGACTTTTTTAATTTCTATTCTTCTTTTGCAGCCCACCCACCACTCAAAGCTGCTTTTTTGATCAACTATGACCCAACAGGGCCCTCGCGCTTGTTGTCTATCATGTACGTATGCCACTCCCATTCAAACTAATATCATTTTTACATATCCTTTTCTTCTTAATTGCTAAATCTTTATTCAACTTCGTTCAGCGCAGAACAAGAAGGAATCAAAGTAAATCCCATTCACTTGACCCACTTCTTGGATTTCATCAAACGTGACAAACTCCACACCGAGACCTTCACTATTGCCCATAATCAATGTAAGTTCCATCTACTTactttggtttggtttggtctgATTTGTTTTGGTTGCGAAAGTAAGAGACTTTTCTGATTTTGGTTATTTCGTCAACTGAAGAATATGCTTAACATGTTTGGTCAGTAACTATAGCTCTTATGGTTGTTATCACTAACACAAGAGAATTAAAATGAATGGAAGAGACTTATTCTCATTGAATGAAAGAACAACTGATACAAGAGCTTATATACCAGCTAGATACAAGAAACGGATATAACTAGAACCTGTTATAACAAACACATCGGCTCAACTATACAATAGATAACAGACTTAACTAACTAACACTCTTTAGTCTAATAGTTGCAAACAAAGGAAAACCATTTAGTACTATGCCAGGCTCagggtactactactactactactaggtGTAGTGCACTTGTGTTGTTTTACTATTTCTTAATCTTGTTACCCTTGAGCTCAATGTCTTATTGTGGTAAGGTTTTGATTTTTGGTGACAGATGTTGTGACATCAATTCATGAGAGTTGGTTCTGTGGAAGGTGCGTGAACACATCAAAGCCTGCTGGTGAAGGTGCTATCGTTATGCAAACGGCAGCGTTTATCTTGGTTGCACTGTGAGTCAGTGTGCATAGCATAGTCATACACTCCATTTGGTTTATTATTGTGTTAATTGTTTCTGATTGCATATCTTCTTCAACTATATAAAGAAGGCTTAAGTAACTTTTGGAGTTGTTTCCATTTCATTTGTGACTGACTGACAGGTATGATGGTTCTATGGGATCCGCATCTCGTGCCATGGTAGCTGTTGATCAATTTGTGGGACAATTAGGTCGAAGAAATCTATAATTAGGTAGGCACTAGTTTCTTGCTGACAATACATGTCTTGTGGGATGTTTTTTCTCAATGACTCTAAATGGGACTGGTGCTCCTCATTTTGCTCTTTAAGTCTTTGTATTATTGATTGATTATTTAACATGCATTTTTTTTTAGCTATGTCCTTGCTAAAGAGAAAGGTTCTAAGCATGGTGATAATAATAGTACTGATATATTACAAGAATGATATAGTTTACTAAAGAAAACTACAAAACTATGGACTATTTCTAGTGAAAACTATGGACTCATTTTTTCGAGAAATATTTTGTCAGTTTCATCTTTTTATTTGATCTCATCCAAAGTTTCTTAGTActtgattaatgaaaaaaaaatagtgaaaaaTAGTATTAAGCCAAGCTCCTCCAAGTTCATCAATGCTGTCCTCAAGCTGAGCTTCAATCATTTGACGGTGATGAAGCTACGAGCTCATCAATATGGTCTTTAAATCTTATTTATCTAGAGAGAATATGTAGAGGAATATAGAGGTGTGGAAGTAGCATGCCCGATCGTGAATATAAACGGTCAGACCTGCTGTATTTAGGTCTAGGATTTTCATTCAAAAGAAATCTTAAATTTTAGcaaaatactatttttctatgCAAAAGCCTCCCTCATTTACAAAATGATTATTTaccatataataattaaaaaatatatatcatattttatattAGACTTCTAAACTTTCAAAACCTTACCTGAAAGGAGATGGGTGTAAAGGAGCAAATTCTTTAATTTGGTAGGAAATAGGAGAAAGAGGGATATCCCTCTTTGGTATTGTAAATGGAAGAGTCCGAGTGTCGACGGGCTAGTACTATGCTTAGAGCCCTTGGTCAAAAGactaaattttagaaaaataccactatttttttatataatatgttcctaaatttagaaaaatattgtttatatataattattattgaaATATTATTGGGGTAAAAATAGTAATGGTTAAGGAATTTAGAAACAAAGGGCTCAAAGCCTAGTCCAAAGGGTCAAAACTAGCCCAAAGGCTTGAAGTTTAATCGCCCAAATGGTAACAATGGACCGAAAGCCTAATATACAAAAATTCATATATAAAGGCACTATTCGGCTAAGCTTCTTTAAGCTCTGTTATAGCTTTTAGAATTAAAAAGTTCGGGAAGTATttggataaaaaataaaaaatatttttttaattcaaaataactTTTGAGAAACTATTTTCTAAACtagaataatttttataattcttAATTTATTCATgaaagatctttcttttattgatatctaaaacatttgaaaataactttcattaaaatattaatctTTATATAATAGTTTttcaaatagaaaaaaataaggtGTAATTTTTACTTATCTTATGTTTTTAGCTACAAGCGAAAGTAGAAACTTAACCAAAGAGTTCCAAGAAGTCAATTCTAGTTAGGACATAAAATGTTAAAGATTGAGAGGAAAGGTGAAATTGGAGTGACGAGCAAGTATTGAAGAACCCAAGATAAGAAAATTCATAGAAACTAGAGCATCTCATAAACAAAGAACCAATAAGAACAAAGGCTACCTCGACCTCAACCTTTATTGTAatatcccaaattccctaatgtggcttagtgtctggattagggggccaggagggccataattggtttaatGCATTGTTATTTGATTATATGCATacttatatgagttatattattatatgatgatatttgtatgcatgtgggccattttgGCCCGGTGAGggcatttttgtatatttatgtgtatgtatgtgatatttgggtgacaccacattattatgtggatatgtttgagttgtttgtcatgagacgatcctaggaggcaagttagcggtttggtcataacggggttaattaccggactcggggtgagcctaggggtaaattggtgtttAGTTCATTACCGGGAATGAACAGGAAATGAGATATGATTCAATGATTATTTGAagatattgggaataacaggaatttgaggatgttaattatgattaacaagataggtgagaaatgacaattttgcccttgggtggctttgaaggttttagatggccctaggggcattttggttatTTAGGCCATTAGATAAACTCAACCAAGTAAGTTATAGAAGGAACCAAGGCAGAAAAATAGAggttctcttttctctctctctcgattattttctctctttccgTTGGAATTTTTGAAGCTAAGCTAGGGATTCAAGCTTGAGGTTTTGAGGCTTGGGGTTTGGGATTTTAGTGCAGCAACTGAAGGTGTTAATTATgtgcttgaggtaagattttcaacttgaactttaagGTTTTGCTTTGTTTTTATATTGTTTGAAGGTTTGAGAGTTTTGGTTGTAGAATTGAGTATTTGATGGTGCGTTGAGTGTTTCTAGGCTTGGGTTTTTTTGTTAGAATGGTGATAATGTTGTATTAATAATTGGTTTTGATATTGGGAATTTTTTGATGGGTTTTGGCTGAGTTTGgattgaggaaaatgcaggggagctgggttcgcggggtcaagtcgcgaccgagttcttGGGGGCTGCGACTTGAATGAACCCCAGAGCCTTCACTGGGCTCTGTCtggcaggcgcgccgcgaccttcaagggcaagtcgcagcccgcccctaGCACCTAGACAGGGGGCTTGTCTGTCTAGgaggcgtgctgcccctttgacACACTCACATGGGGCCAttttttgtaagtgagcatgccttggtgcttgatcattagtcaagtcttgcaccaagcaacctcatggggtagggtagtggcaattttgtaattatgcatatgtctcccagacaaaaatcatatatgttacttggaagaccttgtatccctagaagactccttagggggaggtgacctggtgacttagggaagcaccatggccaccagcaaaTAGGgaccaaagctgtgtactcccctGCCCTATCAAgactatatattaataaaacgatgtttatccatacttgctcTTGTATGCtcccttgttgcctatgtgttacttgtttgttatcttcgttgggtcattacgtgccacttgccttgttgtgtgctttgtgttgtgtggatgttccaaggaatgacttgctttgtgcttgctcatacttcgttattgcccgttgcaggtccgagatgtgtatgtggctaaccactgagtttgtttgcctgcaggtgtgtgttgtaggctgacttgctagcttgaagtgtttgcaagtgccgcacgttccgtctacttggagtacccaaatagccggcccgtgacacgccgcggcccttgggggcaggtaGCGGCCCGCCTGTCTGTTTTTGGCCAGACATGTTTTTATTCAGTTTTAAGCgcgagttttctaaccttaaggctcaggatcaaatctactaactaTTTTAGTATTCAAGGTCCTGGGGGCTAGGTCTTAATCCAGAagtcttttattactcattttattgataggatttcatatttggttatgattaggtgaccaccaagggcctaaggacaggattgttctcaaaggtcgttatttatttatttcacgctcgaacctgaggtaagaaaactgcacccatgttgtgacatgcatgattagggcatggcccgaaTATTGAATATAGTATTGATTGGGCATTGACCCTTACAAATGCACATAATTATGATTGTGTTTGCGAGTATTGTtgtagcatgttgagtgctctatatttatggatatctgttgcattatgaatgttgggttgcattgtttacttgtgaatgacactgacttattagtcagaaacgacaatggtgtttagtactggttgtgaagctctgacttatcagtcatgatcggcaatggcactgagcgctggtcgtatgaaattgacttatgagtcaagagtagcaatagcgcattgaacgctggtcaatatgattagatctaatcaacaagagcattaaatacttgaccgacctattggtcgaagaaaactaaagcgcttggctagtctatgactagttactcagagccagggcttaaAGGCTCagatgacttgatagtcacatggctgAGGGCGCAGGACCtcagaatgacttattagtcatctattcaaggtgcAGGACCCCAAGATGTCTCATTAGTCATCTTTCAGGGCATGGGGCCCtagaatgacttaatagtcagcAATCTAGAGCGCAGGACCCCAGACTGGCTTgatagtcatcatctgattagggctgcgagCCGCAGAATGATTTCATGATAATTTATTTACattgtatacatgtagtaataagttttcttgctgcaTTGgcccatgggtgctatgtggtgcaggtaaagggaaagaaaagcttacccagccttgagtggagagcttaagtggcgacgtgtacatatgtggccgcttgaccaccacggccaaggtgtttctcaagggaactagggtttaaccctatttttgtcgcttaggttggcagattgtaacttttgaactataatgaccattttggattgtaaatgactttgtaaatacttttatgggatcccatgttcagtTTGATGTTTTTAgcaaaatatatccattccttttgactgagattttcaccctggcctattaataacattaaatgcacgtttatggcctaataactcggttagcgagttaagtaatatttaaagtacaaagtgtgacggtcttggctaaccagggcgttacaacttggtatcaaagcgtgccaaggtttagggattcctgtagactggctgggcatgtacactcgccactgaagacaagctcgactcatggttcggtaactatttatgtggttgtgtgtttaactgcttaaatagaatataaatgctttatctgctTGCATGAGATACACTAGTAAGGCTGACCCTTGACAGATGCGtgataagcaagaacgtgcttattagcactgatattgctagaacatgcttattagcatagTTAATTGTTAATTGCTAAGTGTTAAATGTTAACTGTTATAATTaagaatcgacatgcttattagcatgattgtggaacatggatgagtttctgcttgatcttggaccgtgaggtggcaagatgtttagttatcactacctaactggccgcattgattattgcagcaaggtataaagcgaaagtatgcttccaagacagGTAGATTCATCAGCTAGCCAAGATGATCAGGGTTAGAATGACAGacagggtcaggataatgacTAGGGTCAGACCCCTCAACCAGCTTCTGAAAACTGGCAGAAGTTGCTTGTCGATTTACAAGCCAGAGTAacgaggcaagaagaagaaatccgcctcctgagacagcaacaggtttcTGTAGGGAACATcttgccagaggcaccacctgtagcagtgccaacagttgagcagttgCCAGAGGTtggaagcaaatgggaacctctttatgaaaggttcaggaaacaacaccctctagttttttagggtagtgcagatccagctaaagctgagcaatggatgagcatggttaccaccatccttgactttatgagggtgtctgttaatgagagagtggcttgtgccacatatatgtttcgggaggatgcctgaatttggtgggaagtgatatcccagaacatgaatgttaatgccctgagttgggaagagtttcaaactctgttcaatgaaaagtactataatgatgccatcagggctgcaaaagctgaagagtttagCAAACTGTTTCAGGGAagtttatcagtgactgagtacgctttaaagtttgacagactagcAAAGTTTGCAATGGAACTGGTggccactgatgggaccagaaggaaGAGATTtctcaggggctacaacctaggatAGCCCATGATGTTCATATTACCACTGTGtttggagttactacttatgcataggtggttgagaatgcgctcatagctgagagtgcagagaacaagatatggcaTGATAATGTATCTAGGAGAGAcattaggagggtgggacctccattttatgggttcaggtaggggtggaggccccagtgatcagaagaggaaggctcttGATGCCTTCCCAACTCCAAGCCCAGACAGGAGATCACGTGGCATTTCAATGGCTCGCCAGGGCAGCAGTGAGGCTTGGAGGACTTTTcctgagtgtcctagatgcaagaggcgccatctaggggagtgtcgggcaagagcttgctttttatgtggagtagtggagcatt
It encodes the following:
- the LOC133801720 gene encoding uncharacterized protein LOC133801720; the protein is MDWSFVRKAWEKWASLNVASSSSPSSSAHPPLKAAFLINYDPTGPSRLLSIIAEQEGIKVNPIHLTHFLDFIKRDKLHTETFTIAHNQYVVTSIHESWFCGRCVNTSKPAGEGAIVMQTAAFILVALYDGSMGSASRAMVAVDQFVGQLGRRNL